From Watersipora subatra chromosome 2, tzWatSuba1.1, whole genome shotgun sequence, one genomic window encodes:
- the LOC137388386 gene encoding E3 ubiquitin-protein ligase TRIM56-like, with protein MDMTTESVVCGYCLEKDEQLIDPRSLPCHHVHCYPCLVGDFEANRIVRCGTCKAVFDVTLARLPSAENRNNDILVCDMCVDNKTEGELAASYCTTCSKKMCAKHLELHHQLFTLHRDVLDIKDYQLKAQVLVERYCDMHPDKPITIGCSTCFQVLCLTCLDCTKECADGVNHTPVTLEKLVKLLKDRRDKVKVEALAKEGELATLLKRSTKVLTDYEKKTLKLVDQLHKSRDKELSELRRRYDELERELIDNRRTSKEQLVEFIERDIGVRMTEINTLLLLQDAKFKDSHQVDIVNSFTDAYPEIRRLFDEALPSLTLTNQKTLLSQAKMQELEVQMVDDAAITVHLLSPPTSLELKKEIPVGFSCHAVTHSKKFTNAGGDGPNLYRIHESANSVTLLTSLEGKRIDDLCVYNDRLCNWR; from the exons ATGGATATGACTACAGAGTCTGTAGTGTGTGGGTATTGCTTGGAGAAGGACGAGCAGCTGATTGATCCAAGGTCACTTCCTTGTCATCATGTCCACTGCTATCCTTGTCTTGTTGGTGACTTTGAGGCTAACAGGATTGTCAGATGTGGTACATGCAA AGCTGTGTTTGATGTAACGCTAGCAAGACTTCCTTCAGCGGAAAATAGAAATAATGACATACTAGTTTGTGACATGTGTGTAGACAATAAGACCGAGGGAGAGCTAGCAGCTAGCTACTGTACTACTTGCAGTAAAAAGATGTGCGCTAAACACTTGGAA TTACATCATCAGCTCTTCACTCTACATAGAGATGTCCTTGACATTAAGGATTATCAGCTCAAAGCTCAAGTTTTGGTAGAAAGGTACTGTGATATGCATCCGGATAAACCAATCACAATTGGATGTTCAACATGCTTTCAAGTACTTTGCCTGACTTGCCTGGATTGTACCAAAGAGTGTGCTGATG GAGTTAACCATACACCTGTCACTCTTGAAAAGCTGGTCAAATTGCTAAAAGATAGAAGAGATAAGGTGAAGGTTGAAGCATTGGCTAAGGAAGGGGAGTTAGCCACCCTTCTCAAGCGCAGTACTAAGGTACTGACAGACTATGAAAAGAAAACCTTGAAGCTTGTTGATCAGCTTCACAAATCAAGAGACAAAGAG TTATCAGAGCTACGTAGAAGGTATGATGAACTAGAGAGGGAGCTGATAGACAACAGGAGAACCTCAAAGGAACAGTTAGTGGAATTTATAGAGAGAGATATAGGAGTTAGGATGACAGAAATAAATACTCTACTTCTGCTACAAGATGCTAAGTTTAAAGATTCGCATCAG GTGGACATCGTAAACAGTTTCACTGATGCATATCCTGAAATCAGGCGACTTTTTGACGAAGCTCTACCATCCTTGACATTAACCAATCAGAAGACCCTTTTGTCTCAAG CTAAAATGCAGGAACTAGAGGTCCAGATGGTAGACGATGCTGCTATAACTGTACATCTACTCTCTCCTCCAACATCACTTGAACTCAAGAAAGAAATTCCTGTGGGATTTTCGTGCCATGCAGTGACTCATAGTAAAAAATTCACAAATGCTGGTGGTGATGGGCCAAATCTATATAGAATACATGAGTCAGCCAACTCAGTAACTTTACTCACATCACTAGAGGGAAAGCGTATAGACGATCTGTGTGTGTATAATGATAGACT TTGTAACTGGAGATAA
- the LOC137388773 gene encoding uncharacterized protein gives MKMDIPVHIGFSILQLAKLRMLEFYYDFMDRYFDRKDFQYVAMDTDSAYMALSAPMDNIVRKEIADIYYKEYGKWFPRMYCDRHADDFQLCKSVPTKLWELQNCCKEVYQYDIRTPGLFKVEFSGHGIVALNSKTYFCWNDETHSTKHSSKGLSKTTNSFTKDTFLKVLHSRSPKEGVNKGFVKKDNRVFSYTQLRTGLTYFYSKRRVCNDGVSTEYILA, from the exons atgaaaatggatatacctgtacatatcggattctccatattacaactggctaaacttcggatgttggagttctactatgacttcatggatag atacttcgacagaaaggacttccagtatgtggcgatggatacagatagtgcctacatggctctttcagcacctatggataatatcgttagaaaagagatcgctgatatatactacaaagaatatggaaaatggtttcctaggatgtattgcgatcgacacgcggatgatttccaactctgtaaatctgttcctacaaagttgtgggaattacaaaattgttgcaaagaagtatatcaatatgatataaggactcctggtttattcaaagtagaattttcaggacatggaatagtagccttaaattctaagacttacttttgctggaatgatgaaactcattctacaaagcatagcagtaaaggattaagtaaaactacgaatagttttacaaaagacacttttttaaaagtattacattcaagatctcctaaggaaggggtaaacaaaggttttgtaaaaaaagacaatagagtgttctcatacactcaacttagaactggattaacatatttttattcaaaaagaagagtatgtaacgatggagtgagcacagaatatattttagcataa